CGGCGATCTGGCGAGGCGACAACGATTCCGGTCAACTAGTGAGCAGTGGCGTTTATTTTTATCGCCTTCAAGCCGTATCTCTCGATGGTGCGCATGATTATTTGACCACGAAGAAAATGATGCTCTTAAAATAAGATAGGGCTATCAAGGTACTAGGTCTCGATGCATTCCTTTTGGATCATAATATCCATGGACAGTAAGGATTCGCTAAAAAAATTCAAGGCATCAGATGCTGTCTTGATTTACGCAGCAGGAATGAGAATTTTATTGCGTTCCAGTTGAGTTTGCATTGTTTTAACATATATATAACCCCTTCACAGAAATTTGTGCATAACCCAAAGAAGCAAAAATAAGATATAATGAATGCTGGTGAATTCAAATTAGGAATATTAGGGTGTGGGAGGTGGGGAATAAATCACGTGAAGACGGCTCATCAGCTGTTCGGGAAGGAATTAATTCTGGTTTCCGATCCGGCGACGGAAGCATGCGGCCGAGTGAAAAGGATTTCGGAATCGATTGCGTTTACCACCAAAGCCGATGGGGTGATCAACCATCCGGAGATCAATGCCGTGATTGCAGCAACTCCCGCGGAGACTCACTACGCCGTGGCGCGGAAACTTCTCGAAAGCGGGAAAAATGTCCTGGTCGAAAAACCGATAACTCTTCATCCGTCGGAGGCTGAAGAGCTGATTCGAATTGCGGAGAGAAAGAGATTGAAACTGATGGTGGGCCACGTTCTTCTGTACCATCCTGCGGTGCTGAAGCTGAAGGAGCTTGTCAAAGGCGGGAAGATAGGGAGGCTTCAGTATCTGTACAGCAACAGGTTAAATTTCGGCACTGTGCGGACGGAAGAAAACATACTATGGAGTTTCGCTCCGCACGATATTTCGATAATTCAGTTGCTGACGGAGTCGAATCCGGTTCGAGTCGAAGCCCGTGGAGCATCGTTCCTGCAGAGCAACATCGAAGACTCGACTGTAACATACTTGTCTTACCCGGGAAATGTTCACGCGCATATATTTGTAAGCTGGCTTCACCCGTTCAAAGAACAGAGGCTGGTGGTGATCGGCGATAGGGGGATGATGGTGTTCGAAGACAGTGCCCCAAGAGACAAGCTGAAGTTTTATCCGAAGAGGTTCGATAACGTCAACGGCACGATACAGAAGTTCGACGGCGAGTTCGAGGTTATCCCGCACGACGACAAGCAGCCGCTTGCGGAAGAACAATGCCATTTTATGAAATGCGTAACAGAGAATCTGACACCTTTGACCGACGGAAAACATGCGCTCGAAGTCCTGGAAATACTCGACAAAGCCGGGAAGAACCTAAAGGAAATGAGGAACGGAAAATGAATGATGAGAAGATGCATCCCGGTGCATCCGAGAAGAAATACTATGTCGACGAACATGCCGTCGTGGATGCTGATGTAGAAATTGGAGAAGGTACAAAGGTTTGGCACTTCTCGCATGTCCAATCGGGAGCGAAGATCGGGCATCATTGCGTGATCGGGCAGAATGTAAACGTTGGGAATAATGTAACAATCGGTAACTACGTGAAGATTCAAAACAACGTTTCAATTTATGAAGGGGTGACGCTTGAGGATTACGTTTTCTGCGGGCCATCCATGGTATTTACGAATATTCTGGATCCCAGATCAAAGTATCCTCAGGTCGGGTCTAAATATTACATCAAGACATTGGTAAAGGAGGGAGCTTCGCTTGGAGCGAACTGTACGGTCGTGTGTGGACACACGATAGGCAGGTTTGCGTTTGTCGGAGCCGGCGCCGTCGTGACAAAGGACATTCCTGATTTTGCGCTCGTGGTTGGAAACCCTGCAAAAATAATGGGTTGGGTGAGCGAAGCGGGAAGGAAGCTGGAGTTCGATAAGAATGGGGTTGCCTACTGCGAGAAATCAAAAAGGGAATATAAGTTGGAAGATGGAATCGTGAGGGAGATTGCTCAATGAAAGTTCCACTGCTGGATTTAAAAGCGCAATACAGTTCAATGAAACGTGAGATCGACGAAGCATTAATCAGGGTTGCCGAGTCACAGCACTTCATACTCGGGCCTGAAGTAGAGACATTAGAGAAGAAATTGGCTTCATATTTAGGTTGCAAATATGCGATAGGCGTTTCCTCCGGCACAGATGCACTTTTAGTTGCGTTAATGGCGATCGATTTAGAGCCCGGAGATGAAGTCATTGTCCCGACGTTCTCATTTTTTGCAACTGCCGGAGTCGTTGCACGATTGAATGCTGTACCTGTCTTTACAGATATCGACCCCGTTTCATTCAATATGGATCCGAAGGATGTCGAGAGAAAGATAACGAAGAAGACTAAATGTATAATGCCGGTGCATTTGTACGGACAAAGCGCGGACATGGCTGTCGTGATGGAGATCGCTGAGAAGCACTCGTTGAAAGTAGTTGAAGATGCTGCGCAGGCTATCGGGGTACAGTATAAAGACGGCAGAAGAGTTGGGACCATTGGAGATATCGGATGCTATTCCTTCTTCCCGAGTAAGAACCTGGGAGGATTTGGAGACGGAGGAGTGGTCGTGACAAACGACGATACCCTCGGAGAGAAGTTAAGAATAATGAGAGTCCACGGCGGCAAGCCGAAATATTATCACAGGATGATCGGTGGAAATTTCAGATTAGATGCGTTGCAGGCAGCAGTGTTGAACATTAAACTGCCTTACCTTGATGGATGGTCGGAGAAGAGACGTGAGAATGCTGCCTTATACACGCGGCTGTTCGTTGAAAAGGGACTCGCGGAGAAGGAGGGGGTTACATCGTTCAACGACAGGAACATGGTACTTCTTCCGAAGGCTGTATACGCCGCCGCCGGACACAAGAATCATCACATTTACAATCAATATGTAATCCGTGTCGAGAGAAGAGACGAACTCAGGAAATGCCTTACGGATAATGAAATCGGTACGGAGATATATTATCCTGTGCCGTTTCATCGGCAGGAATGCTTTGCATATCTGAAATGCAATGACAAAGATTATCCTCATTCAAACTTTGCCGCGGAGCACTCCCTGGCGCTCCCGATTTATCCCGAATTGACTAATGAACAAATCGAATGGGTCGTAGATTCGATAGCCAAATTTTTGAAGAGAAATTAGTGCAAGAATTTAAAATTAGAATTTAGTCCATGAAGGTACCGTTCCTCGATCTCAAAGCGCAATATCATTCAATCAAGAATGAAATCGATGAAGCAATTTTCAACGTAATCGAAAACTCTTCTTTTGTTCTCGGCCAAGCGGTATCCGATTTCGAAAATTCTTTCGCGTCATCGCTTGGAGTAAAGCATTGTATAGGCCTAAGCTCAGGAACTGACGGGAATCATTTGGTCCTTTGGGCTTTGGGCATAGGCCCAGGTGACGAGGTGATTATCCCTGCAAACACATTTGTCGCAACCGCCTGGGGTGCGACACTCTGCGGTGCGGTACCCGTCTTCGTGGACTGCGAAGAGAAGAGTTATAATATTGATCCTGCAAAAGTGGAAGCGGCAATAACACCAAGGACTAAAGTTATTGTGGCTGTCCATCTTTATGGTCAACCGGCTGACATGGACAGCTTGAAATCAATCGCCGAGCGGCGTAATCTGCTTCTCGTCGAGGACGCGGCTCAGGCGCACTTTGCGGAATATTTGACCCGTGAGACAAATGTGGCCCAAAGCCAAGATAGTCTAGGTCTTACCCGAAAGTGGAAAAAAGTCGGAACTTTGTCACGTGCAGCTTCGTTCAGTTTCTATCCCGGAAAAAATCTCGGAGCTTATGGCGAAGCTGGTGCAGTGCTGACGAACGACGATGAACTTGCCGCAAGGTTCAGAATGATGAGAGACCATGGCGGCACTCAGAAATATCTTCACGAAGTCTACGGCCACAATTACAGGATGGAAGGAATCCAAGGTGCAGTGCTCGGAGTAAAGTTGAAACACTTGGAACAATGGAATAATGCACGAAAAAATGCTGCGGAGAAATATCGCGAAATGCTCGGCGATGTCGAAGAGATCGTCCTCCCGGAACAAATGGAGTATGCGAAGCATGTTTATCATTTGTTTGTTGTAAGAGTAAAAGATGAACGGCCGAAGAGGAAGGACAGATTGCGGAATGAATTGCAGAAGTTCTTGGCAGAAAGAGGTATCGCGACAGGTCTCCA
Above is a genomic segment from Candidatus Acidiferrales bacterium containing:
- a CDS encoding DapH/DapD/GlmU-related protein, which encodes MNDEKMHPGASEKKYYVDEHAVVDADVEIGEGTKVWHFSHVQSGAKIGHHCVIGQNVNVGNNVTIGNYVKIQNNVSIYEGVTLEDYVFCGPSMVFTNILDPRSKYPQVGSKYYIKTLVKEGASLGANCTVVCGHTIGRFAFVGAGAVVTKDIPDFALVVGNPAKIMGWVSEAGRKLEFDKNGVAYCEKSKREYKLEDGIVREIAQ
- a CDS encoding Gfo/Idh/MocA family oxidoreductase; the encoded protein is MNAGEFKLGILGCGRWGINHVKTAHQLFGKELILVSDPATEACGRVKRISESIAFTTKADGVINHPEINAVIAATPAETHYAVARKLLESGKNVLVEKPITLHPSEAEELIRIAERKRLKLMVGHVLLYHPAVLKLKELVKGGKIGRLQYLYSNRLNFGTVRTEENILWSFAPHDISIIQLLTESNPVRVEARGASFLQSNIEDSTVTYLSYPGNVHAHIFVSWLHPFKEQRLVVIGDRGMMVFEDSAPRDKLKFYPKRFDNVNGTIQKFDGEFEVIPHDDKQPLAEEQCHFMKCVTENLTPLTDGKHALEVLEILDKAGKNLKEMRNGK
- a CDS encoding DegT/DnrJ/EryC1/StrS family aminotransferase, producing the protein MKVPLLDLKAQYSSMKREIDEALIRVAESQHFILGPEVETLEKKLASYLGCKYAIGVSSGTDALLVALMAIDLEPGDEVIVPTFSFFATAGVVARLNAVPVFTDIDPVSFNMDPKDVERKITKKTKCIMPVHLYGQSADMAVVMEIAEKHSLKVVEDAAQAIGVQYKDGRRVGTIGDIGCYSFFPSKNLGGFGDGGVVVTNDDTLGEKLRIMRVHGGKPKYYHRMIGGNFRLDALQAAVLNIKLPYLDGWSEKRRENAALYTRLFVEKGLAEKEGVTSFNDRNMVLLPKAVYAAAGHKNHHIYNQYVIRVERRDELRKCLTDNEIGTEIYYPVPFHRQECFAYLKCNDKDYPHSNFAAEHSLALPIYPELTNEQIEWVVDSIAKFLKRN
- a CDS encoding DegT/DnrJ/EryC1/StrS family aminotransferase — its product is MKVPFLDLKAQYHSIKNEIDEAIFNVIENSSFVLGQAVSDFENSFASSLGVKHCIGLSSGTDGNHLVLWALGIGPGDEVIIPANTFVATAWGATLCGAVPVFVDCEEKSYNIDPAKVEAAITPRTKVIVAVHLYGQPADMDSLKSIAERRNLLLVEDAAQAHFAEYLTRETNVAQSQDSLGLTRKWKKVGTLSRAASFSFYPGKNLGAYGEAGAVLTNDDELAARFRMMRDHGGTQKYLHEVYGHNYRMEGIQGAVLGVKLKHLEQWNNARKNAAEKYREMLGDVEEIVLPEQMEYAKHVYHLFVVRVKDERPKRKDRLRNELQKFLAERGIATGLHYPVPLHLQPCFSHLGYKKGVFPITEKLAENGLSLPIYPEISADQLEFVGESIRAFFKN